gcgctctcctctctccagcaccggtcagacagtgaaggaaagactGATCCCGCGagcgagatcacacagcacagccgctgtgacactgtccgtatctgACTGGACAGTGTCCCAGCAATCAgtaacatgccccccccccttccattacacgccccattgaccgttcagggggttatttacatataggGGGCCAAGTATAAcgccaccgatatctaaataacggaggaggatagaattttttttttaatggagacGAGGTTTGTGCAGCGCTGTCTATAACATGGGCAGGTGaagggttctctttaaaggggttgtataggattagaaaaacatggctactctCTTACAAAAACAGCGCACCGAGGCAGagaaactataagggtatgttcacacacagcatatctaattgcaaaaaatctgcagcatattacggtagcagcagagtggatgagatttgagcaaatctcatccacacgcggcgggaaaaaaaaagtttataaattgaccggtggtgcgtttttttataatccgcagcttgtcaatttatgcttctgAATCGCTGCTCATCTGTTGTGGattttgcccattgaattcaatcgggaggtaaaagccgcaacaaatagcaagacttttctatataatgctttggtgtaccCGGTATAataaagcattactgcctgtcagcgtaagggtatgttcacaaggcctattttcggccgtttttcaggctgtaaacgaccgaaaaatcggaagcagagccaCGAAAAAGAACTGCagcacacttcttgggacgtttttggagccgtttcctatggactattgaaaaaagctccaaaaacggccgtaaaaaacgccacgaaaatcgcgagtggcacaaaaaactctgaattttttagacatttttgactctgcgtgtgaacatacccttaaactgacaggcaatctattaggccatgcctgacaggcctttgttaggcccccggctgtcatggcaaTCCACgatcgcatttgcgggccacTGATGggtgagagggagccccctccctctgtaaaccacttacatgccgcagtcgctattgaccgcagcatctaagtggttgaacaGCTGCTGTGATTGGAGTAAACTGCGATCGCAGCCGTGagatgaaggggcacctgggagaAGGTTTTTCACTATTATACAGCGCACAATTCACAGCTCTTCAGCTTCTCTTCTAACAACCATCACCAGGTTATCTAGCGTGGATTGTGCTCCGGTGCCAGTGCGGTCCTGATTCTTCTCACGTTTAACCAAGGCTGTGACCGATACCTAATAATGGCGTCttcaccatagactttaatggcatCTGTTAAATGGGTTAGTCGTGAACTGGGGTCATGAAAGTTCATGACTTCTCTATTAAACAGATCCCATTATAGTCttatggtgacggatgccactattgGGCAAGTCATAAAAGGCCTATTAAAAAAGCCAGTGACGTATCCGTTAGCGGACACCTGTGACGTACACCATACATGAGCagacatcacccataggctaaatATTCGGTGTTCTGTTGAGTATTGGATGTTGTTTTTTTGGTCTGTAAATAATGATCTCACTGTTCTTGTACCCTCAGCTGACTTCCCGCCTGGCTCACGTCTTCAACCTGCGATGTGAAGCCAATCGTCGCGCATCAGTCAGCGGCTGTCTTATAAACACCTGCGGTTGGGTGAAGGGATCCGGTTATCAGGCATTGATACACGCAGCCTCTGCCTTTGAAGTTGATGTGGTCATAGTCCTGGACCAAGAACGTCTGTACAATGACTTGCGGCGGGACCTCCCCCACTTTGTTCACACGCTGCTCCTTCCAAAGTCTGGTGGAGCGTCGGAGCGCTCGAAAGAATGTCGCCGGGAATCAAGGGATCAGCGAGTGCGGGAGTATTTCTATGGCCCACGTGGATCGCTCTATCCTCATGCCTTCGAGGTAAAGTTCTCGGAGGTGAAAGTCTATAAAGTCGGGGCCCCATCTATCCCGGACTCTTGTCTTCCACTGGGAATGTCACAAGAGGATAACCAGCTGAAACTGGTGCCCGTCACTCCAGGCAGAGACATGTCACATCATCTCCTGAGTGTTGTGCCCATAGATGGCACATCAGATGAGGGCATGGAGGAAAAAAACGTTGCTGGCTTCATTGTTATTACCGGAGTGGACACTGAAAGACAGACATTGACCGTGCTCTCACCAGCACCGAGGCCGCTGCCAAAATGTGTCCTACTTATTATGGACATAAGGTTTATGGATACGAAATGATCTACAGAAAACCTTAAGCCATGTTTTGGAAGATCTTCTGTTTTGGGTGGAAGAATTTTTATGTTTGATATTTTAATAAAgaaggtttattttatttttgcatgaatTATCTTTACCACGAACACAGGTCTAGGTTTTGTAGACATTGGCGTTTTTTCACTCTATTTTCGCTTCCATTGGGGAAAAACGTCTGGTATTTCCTGATAAATGACCATGGAAGCAGCCGTTCGGACGCAAACCATAAGGCCGCATTTAGGCAGCAGTAATGTGGCCGCATTTTGGCAATTATAtatgatataaaatatatatcgTCAAGCCTCTGGGGCCGTGATATCTGAGATGGACTCTCCTCATTATTTTTGTCTTGATCTGGCCATAGGGACGCTATGAAAATcttggtaaggctgggttcacacgaccatgttacgtccgtaatgtacggaacgtatttcggccggaagacccggaccgaacacagtgcagggagctgggctcctagcatcatagtgatgtacgacgctaggagttcctgcctctgcgtggaactactgtcccgtactgtaatcatgattgtcctgcagcgaggcagggactcctaagcatcgtacatcactatgatgctaggagcccggctccctgcactgtgttcggtccgggtcttccggccgaattacgctccgtacattacggacgtaacctggtcgtgtgaacccagcctaataatgatTCTCTACTGACCTACACTAATGCAGCGAAGAAGGGCTCAGGCATCATGCGCACGATCACAATGCACAGATCCTAGTGGCTTCTGCACGCTGTTACACTGCAATGGGTGAGACATACTGCAAATATGGACGAGAACAGGAGCTGTTCTATAGTTTGCGGAACGGAGACAGcggcagtcgtgtgcatgagcccttatgatGACGTGTCACAGATCGCCTGAGGTTGCAGCTTGAGGAAGGGggttaaaaaagtgctgattgatCGGGTTAGTTGGGTGGACTTGTCGCCTCTATGCAGCTGTCCTGATCCGAACTTAGAAATCTgtaaaaacaaacaagaaaaacTTAAAGTATGACCATAGGCCTGAACAAACGCAATCATCATTGGACCTCTTGGTCCAATAAAGCGGTATTCTAAAGTTTACCAAAACATTATACTCCTAGGGAAAGAGCAAAGATATTTACACAAGTCTTCTGGTAGCTTTCCCCTATtttaaatatacacatacaccaaattccaaattattatgcaaatgttatttttcgctgattttcctaaatagtcgatgcaaatgacagtcagtataatcttcaagccatcaatcgttggagtataatgcaaattttattgaacaaatctaatgataacagatttttttttagaagtaaaaacttaaaatgcttcacattattatgcacaacagagatcaaaacattttaaaggttgtaaagagaactacaatggtaatttgttgaatttgcagcatcaggaggtcatatttacagaaatcaaaagctctttcaagcaaaaaaaacttagcagtccaagttacatgttaacataggacccccttctctgatatcaccttcacaattcttgcatccattgaatttgtgagtatttggacagtttctgcttgaatatctttgcaggatgtcagaatagcctcccagagcttttgttttgatgtgaactgcctcccacactCATAGGTATTTTGCTTTagaatgctccaaaggttctcaatagggttgaggtcaggggaacatgggggccacaccatgagtttctctccttttatgcccatagcagccaatgacacagagctattctttgcagcatgagatggtgcattgtcatgcatgaagataattttgctacggaaggcacagttcttctttttgtaccacggaagaaagtggtcagtcataaactttacgtactttgcagaggtcattttcacaccgtcagggaccctaaacgggcctaccagctctctccccatgattccagcccaaaacatgactccgccacctccttactgacgtcacagccttgttggtacatggtggccattcaccaaccatccactactccatccatctggaccatccagggttgcacggcactcatcagcaaaacaacatggtttgaaaattagtcttcatgtatttctgagcccactgcaaccgtttatgcttgtgagcattgtttaggggtggccgaataatagctttatgcacacttgcaaacctctggaggatcctacaccttgacgttcgcgggactccagaggcaccagctttgcaatggcattttagcagctgctctcctaatcctattaatttgtctggcagaaaccttcctcgttatgcctttatctgaacgaacccgtctgaaaagatttgtggctgattcagagcacacagtacgatgatcacgcttaagttttcttgaagtatccaatgttttcaaacgttatccaaggtattgcactatttcacgcttttcggcagcagagagatcctttttctttcccatattgcttgaaacctgtggcctgcttaataatgtggaacgtccttctaaagtagttttcctttgattgggcacacgtggcaaactaattatcacaggtgtctgagattgattacaatgatccaaagagccctaagactcaataccatccatgagtttaattgaaaaactaataattaaatgtttatgacacttaaatccaatgtgcataataatttggcacacggtgtacagagggcactgtggcagcatctacagagggcactgtggcagcatctacagagggcactgtggcattatctacagagggcactgtggcattatctacagagggcactgtggcagtatctacagagggtactgtggcattatctataggtgggcgtgtggcagtatctacagagggcactgtggcagcatc
The nucleotide sequence above comes from Rhinoderma darwinii isolate aRhiDar2 chromosome 11, aRhiDar2.hap1, whole genome shotgun sequence. Encoded proteins:
- the CLP1 gene encoding polyribonucleotide 5'-hydroxyl-kinase Clp1, whose translation is MSADDPLTSGSSETGGSWPPSSGPSTKFELEKETELRLEVEDSEPVQVELISGLAEVFGTELTKNKKYAFPPGSRGSVFTWHGCTVQLWGSPDVAYVSKDTPMLLYLNTHVGLEQMRVQAEREGERGPRVLVAGPSDVGKSTVCRLLLNYAVRRGRRPTLVELDVGQGSVSVPGTVGALCVERPADVEEGFSAQAPLVYHFGSTTPGTNIKLYNKLTSRLAHVFNLRCEANRRASVSGCLINTCGWVKGSGYQALIHAASAFEVDVVIVLDQERLYNDLRRDLPHFVHTLLLPKSGGASERSKECRRESRDQRVREYFYGPRGSLYPHAFEVKFSEVKVYKVGAPSIPDSCLPLGMSQEDNQLKLVPVTPGRDMSHHLLSVVPIDGTSDEGMEEKNVAGFIVITGVDTERQTLTVLSPAPRPLPKCVLLIMDIRFMDTK